A genome region from Labilibaculum antarcticum includes the following:
- a CDS encoding arylsulfatase: MKLINILLVSGIAITSMVLITSCSSSEKKVVENTKPMNVIYILADDLGYGDVGYNGQEIIKTPNIDEMAKEGMKFTQHYAGCTVCAPSRCSLMTGLHTGHAQIRGNKEIEPEGQAPMKANTFTLADMFKSKGFTTGIFGKWGLGLPGSVSTPNKLGFDESYGYNCQRQAHDYYPDHLWHNGKRVEFPENENYGRKTYSHDLIHKQALKFIKDNKGKPFFAMLTYTLPHAEINLPHDSVYSKYQAIFKENSTNREPTEKDTYYPSDRPHTSFAAMVSRLDKSVGEVLTELRELGLDKNTLVIFSSDNGPHNEGGADPKFFNSNAQFRGIKRDLYEGGIREPMIAWAPNMIKANSTTNLISAFWDVMPTLGDLIGSSYPETTDGISFLPTLQNSNKKEGDSDVEIQRIHDYLYWEFHSHTTNKQAVRKGDWKLIRLGIGSKKGPREELYNIKDDESETKDLFKSNPEKVKELEDIMKSAHTDSSVFPL, encoded by the coding sequence ATGAAATTAATTAACATACTTTTAGTTTCTGGTATTGCCATAACTTCTATGGTTTTAATTACCAGTTGCAGTAGTTCTGAGAAAAAAGTAGTGGAAAACACGAAGCCTATGAACGTCATTTACATTCTTGCAGATGATTTGGGATACGGAGATGTAGGCTACAATGGTCAGGAAATCATCAAAACACCTAATATTGATGAGATGGCCAAAGAAGGAATGAAATTCACCCAACATTATGCAGGCTGTACCGTTTGTGCTCCTTCTCGTTGTTCTTTAATGACGGGGCTTCACACAGGACATGCTCAAATCCGTGGTAATAAAGAAATTGAGCCCGAAGGACAAGCTCCAATGAAAGCCAATACTTTTACTTTGGCTGATATGTTTAAATCTAAAGGTTTTACTACTGGCATTTTTGGCAAATGGGGACTTGGTTTACCTGGATCTGTCTCTACTCCGAATAAATTGGGTTTTGATGAATCTTATGGATATAACTGCCAGCGCCAGGCTCATGATTATTATCCAGATCATTTATGGCATAACGGAAAAAGAGTAGAATTTCCTGAAAATGAAAATTATGGTCGTAAAACATATTCTCACGATCTGATTCATAAGCAGGCTCTTAAATTTATTAAAGACAACAAAGGCAAACCATTTTTTGCCATGCTTACTTATACATTGCCTCATGCAGAGATAAATTTACCTCACGATTCTGTTTACTCTAAATATCAGGCTATATTTAAAGAGAACAGTACGAATCGGGAACCAACAGAGAAAGATACTTATTATCCATCTGATCGTCCACATACTTCTTTTGCGGCGATGGTTTCTCGTCTAGACAAAAGTGTAGGAGAAGTTCTGACAGAATTAAGAGAACTTGGTCTTGATAAAAATACGCTAGTTATTTTTTCAAGTGATAACGGCCCTCACAATGAAGGTGGTGCCGATCCGAAGTTTTTTAATAGTAATGCTCAATTTCGTGGTATCAAACGCGATCTTTATGAAGGCGGTATTCGTGAGCCTATGATTGCGTGGGCTCCTAATATGATTAAAGCCAATTCCACAACTAATCTTATAAGTGCATTCTGGGATGTTATGCCTACACTTGGAGATTTGATAGGTAGCAGTTATCCTGAAACTACTGATGGTATTTCGTTTCTTCCAACCTTGCAAAATTCTAATAAAAAAGAAGGTGATTCTGATGTGGAAATTCAGAGAATACATGACTATCTTTATTGGGAATTTCATAGCCATACAACCAACAAACAAGCTGTCCGTAAAGGAGACTGGAAATTAATCAGGCTTGGTATTGGCAGTAAAAAAGGTCCGAGGGAAGAACTTTACAACATTAAGGATGACGAGAGTGAAACAAAGGATTTGTTTAAATCTAATCCTGAGAAAGTAAAAGAGCTGGAGGATATAATGAAAAGCGCACATACCGATTCTTCTGTCTTCCCGTTATAA
- a CDS encoding glycoside hydrolase family protein, with amino-acid sequence MKLTYVGVAAEQEGMHVWGSSPVMDKEGKVHLYAAQWPTSTQTNFSGWFKDCEIGHYVSDSPEGPFKYLGVAVHDRDSLFNSPHNPTINYIDGKYVLCFIVNENSKLTTQRIVMYVADDLNDNWRPAKGAEADGTVIRKPQDSTIWNYNAKLGVSNPSLIKYKGQYLLYHKSVIPKQPKGSAYTYGVSVANKLEGPYIPYPEKITPPKMQLEDAYAFTMNDSVYLMSRDFVGSLGSRGGGLLWQSADGFHFDSKSTKRAYEDLEHYVGKAHLENATAYRGKKDGHLERAQILSIQNKPAYLYLATGVQVKPGYGSSSHVFKISFE; translated from the coding sequence ATGAAATTAACCTATGTTGGTGTAGCAGCAGAACAGGAAGGCATGCATGTATGGGGATCATCTCCCGTTATGGACAAAGAAGGCAAAGTGCATCTTTACGCAGCTCAGTGGCCAACGTCCACACAAACAAATTTTAGCGGATGGTTCAAAGATTGTGAAATAGGTCATTACGTGAGCGATAGTCCCGAAGGTCCTTTTAAATATTTAGGTGTGGCTGTACATGATAGAGATAGCTTATTCAACTCACCACATAACCCTACCATTAATTATATCGATGGTAAATATGTACTTTGTTTCATTGTAAACGAAAATAGTAAATTAACCACACAACGTATTGTGATGTATGTGGCAGACGACCTCAATGACAACTGGCGTCCAGCAAAAGGAGCTGAGGCAGATGGGACAGTAATACGAAAACCCCAAGACTCTACCATATGGAACTACAATGCAAAACTAGGCGTTTCGAATCCATCATTAATAAAATACAAAGGTCAATATCTTTTGTATCATAAATCGGTTATCCCAAAACAGCCAAAGGGTTCTGCTTATACTTATGGCGTTTCTGTAGCCAATAAATTGGAAGGTCCATACATTCCTTACCCTGAAAAAATAACGCCCCCTAAAATGCAGCTCGAAGATGCTTATGCCTTTACGATGAACGATTCTGTATATCTTATGAGTCGTGATTTCGTGGGTTCGTTAGGAAGCAGAGGAGGAGGTCTTTTATGGCAATCGGCAGATGGATTTCACTTTGACAGCAAAAGTACAAAGAGAGCTTATGAAGACTTAGAGCACTATGTAGGTAAAGCACATCTAGAAAACGCTACGGCCTATAGAGGGAAAAAAGATGGACACCTTGAACGAGCACAAATATTATCTATCCAGAACAAACCTGCGTACCTATATTTGGCTACTGGCGTTCAAGTAAAACCCGGTTATGGCAGTAGTTCGCATGTATTCAAAATTAGTTTTGAATGA
- a CDS encoding sulfatase family protein, with the protein MKIKLHILLLTAFLIFVNFSCKNHQTTTSTSTDEKQKPNIVVIELDDLGYGDLSCYGATEIETPNIDALAKGGLKFTNGYASSATCTPSRYALLTGIYPWRNKNAKILPGDAPLLIDTHQQTLPKLLSKAGYQTAIVGKWHLGLGSGSVDWNETIKPGPNEVGFDESYIFAATQDRVPTVYIENGNVVDLDKKDPLEVNYKKNFQGEPTALSNPELTSMKWHHGHNNSIVNGIPRIGYMKGGDAAKWSDIDIADTFLEKAQTYVKEHKDEPFFLYYAMNQPHVPRTPHPRFVGKSGMGPRGDVILEADWCVGEFLKTLKKEDLLENTLIIFSSDNGPVLNDGYFDDAVEKLGNHDPKGGLRGGKYSLFEAGTHVPFITYWKGHIKPNVSNAIVCQIDLLASLGNLVGIDDVTTDSENILGSLMGESNKGRDHLILEAKSKTALRSGDWIMIPPYKGSSMNKKVGIETGNSLEYKLFNLDKDIGQQHNLADENPKKLKEMIEIFASLKQ; encoded by the coding sequence ATGAAAATTAAACTACACATATTGCTTTTAACAGCATTTTTAATATTTGTAAACTTTAGTTGTAAAAATCATCAAACTACAACTTCAACATCTACTGATGAAAAACAAAAACCAAATATCGTAGTCATCGAGCTTGATGATTTAGGGTATGGAGATTTAAGTTGTTATGGTGCTACCGAAATAGAAACTCCTAATATTGACGCTTTGGCAAAAGGAGGTCTAAAATTCACTAATGGTTATGCATCCTCGGCTACTTGTACTCCCAGTCGTTATGCTTTGCTAACTGGTATATATCCGTGGCGTAATAAAAATGCTAAAATTTTACCAGGAGATGCTCCTTTATTAATAGATACCCACCAACAAACATTACCTAAATTACTTTCAAAAGCAGGTTACCAAACTGCAATTGTTGGTAAATGGCACCTAGGTTTAGGTTCAGGTTCTGTTGACTGGAATGAGACTATAAAACCGGGACCCAATGAAGTAGGTTTTGATGAATCTTATATTTTTGCAGCAACTCAAGATCGTGTGCCTACAGTATATATTGAAAATGGAAATGTTGTTGATTTAGATAAAAAAGATCCGCTAGAGGTTAATTATAAAAAGAATTTTCAAGGAGAACCTACAGCACTATCTAATCCTGAACTAACAAGCATGAAATGGCATCATGGTCACAATAATAGTATTGTAAACGGCATTCCAAGAATTGGCTATATGAAAGGTGGAGATGCTGCAAAGTGGAGTGATATAGATATTGCTGATACTTTTTTAGAAAAAGCGCAAACGTATGTTAAAGAGCATAAAGATGAACCATTCTTTTTATATTACGCTATGAACCAGCCACATGTTCCAAGAACACCACACCCTAGATTTGTAGGTAAATCAGGTATGGGACCCAGAGGTGATGTTATTTTAGAAGCAGATTGGTGTGTAGGTGAGTTTCTAAAAACCTTAAAAAAAGAAGATCTTTTAGAAAATACACTTATTATCTTTTCTAGTGATAATGGTCCAGTTTTAAACGATGGATATTTTGATGATGCTGTAGAGAAATTAGGTAATCATGATCCTAAAGGAGGTTTGCGTGGTGGTAAATACAGCCTTTTTGAAGCTGGTACACATGTACCCTTTATTACATATTGGAAAGGTCATATAAAACCGAATGTGTCTAACGCCATTGTATGTCAGATTGATTTGTTGGCCTCTTTAGGTAATCTTGTAGGTATAGATGATGTAACAACAGATAGTGAAAATATACTAGGTTCACTTATGGGTGAATCCAACAAAGGGCGTGATCATTTAATTCTAGAAGCAAAATCTAAGACTGCTTTACGAAGTGGCGATTGGATCATGATTCCTCCTTATAAGGGGAGCTCTATGAATAAAAAAGTAGGTATAGAAACAGGAAACTCACTAGAATATAAATTGTTTAATCTTGATAAAGATATTGGACAACAACACAATTTAGCAGATGAAAATCCTAAAAAACTAAAAGAAATGATTGAGATTTTTGCGAGTTTAAAGCAATAA
- a CDS encoding sulfatase family protein — protein MKKTINCFLILFIIILSACSAKSKQKDKLNKPNIIYVLADDLGYGDVQCFNAEGKIPTPNMDGMAANGVMFTDAHTSSAVCTPTRYGILTGRYNWRSRLKESVLGGYSKSLIKPDRVTVAQMLKTQGYATAYIGKWHLGWDWAIENEDSNLNLDTPKARPKVDFSAPIKNGPSTHGFDYSFGFCGSLDMPPYVFVENDMPTMVPTKTTFSNDKKGVWRKGLTADDFVHANILQDLTNRAIDYIEKKANGESPFFLYFPLPAPHTPILPTAEFLGKSKTNEYGDFVMQVDDVLRQIRETLKNQGISENTILVFTSDNGCSPKADFKELAEVGHDPSYVFRGMKSDIFEGGHHVPFIVEWPNKALKNASSDKTICTTDFFATCAELTNYQTTDIEAEDSYSMLSLITGENGKDIREYIIYHSIDGAFSIKKGDWKLCTTAGSGGWSYPRKRDVKKENLNLPSMQLYNIKEDVAETNNLINTNPEKAAELKAALKKIILDGRSTPGAIQTNEGMEGWKQIEDIVN, from the coding sequence ATGAAAAAAACGATTAATTGCTTTTTAATTTTATTTATAATTATTCTATCTGCTTGCAGTGCAAAATCAAAGCAAAAGGATAAATTAAATAAACCAAATATCATCTATGTCCTAGCTGATGATTTGGGATATGGCGATGTACAATGCTTCAACGCTGAAGGAAAAATACCTACACCAAATATGGATGGTATGGCTGCTAATGGCGTCATGTTTACTGATGCACATACCTCATCTGCCGTTTGTACACCAACACGATATGGTATTTTAACAGGTCGCTATAACTGGCGCTCTAGATTAAAAGAATCGGTATTGGGAGGATACTCAAAATCACTGATAAAACCAGATCGTGTTACCGTTGCTCAGATGCTAAAAACACAAGGATATGCAACGGCTTATATTGGCAAATGGCATTTAGGCTGGGATTGGGCTATTGAAAATGAAGATTCAAATCTAAACCTAGACACACCAAAAGCAAGACCAAAAGTAGATTTTAGCGCCCCTATTAAAAATGGGCCCTCTACACACGGATTTGACTATTCATTTGGATTTTGCGGATCACTAGATATGCCGCCGTATGTATTTGTTGAAAACGACATGCCGACTATGGTACCAACAAAAACTACGTTTTCTAATGATAAAAAAGGTGTTTGGAGAAAAGGACTCACTGCTGATGATTTTGTACATGCAAATATACTACAAGACCTAACCAACAGGGCTATTGATTACATCGAGAAAAAAGCAAACGGAGAATCGCCTTTCTTTTTATACTTTCCTCTACCTGCTCCACACACACCTATTTTACCTACTGCTGAATTTTTAGGCAAAAGCAAAACTAATGAATATGGGGACTTTGTAATGCAGGTAGATGATGTACTGCGACAGATCAGAGAAACACTTAAAAATCAGGGTATTTCAGAAAATACAATTTTGGTATTCACTAGTGACAATGGTTGTTCTCCCAAAGCTGATTTTAAAGAACTAGCCGAGGTAGGTCACGACCCAAGTTATGTTTTTAGAGGAATGAAATCTGATATCTTCGAAGGCGGTCATCATGTGCCTTTTATTGTTGAATGGCCCAATAAAGCGCTAAAAAATGCAAGCTCTGATAAAACAATTTGTACCACCGACTTTTTTGCTACTTGTGCCGAATTAACCAACTATCAAACTACAGATATTGAAGCCGAAGATAGCTACAGTATGTTGTCTTTAATAACAGGTGAAAACGGAAAAGATATACGCGAATACATTATTTATCACTCTATAGATGGTGCATTTTCTATAAAGAAAGGTGACTGGAAATTATGTACCACCGCTGGATCAGGCGGATGGAGTTACCCAAGAAAGCGTGATGTAAAAAAGGAAAACTTAAATTTACCATCAATGCAGTTATATAACATAAAAGAAGATGTAGCTGAAACGAACAATTTAATAAATACAAATCCTGAAAAGGCAGCTGAATTAAAAGCAGCTTTGAAAAAAATCATTCTCGATGGACGTAGCACGCCTGGGGCAATTCAGACAAATGAAGGGATGGAAGGCTGGAAGCAAATTGAAGATATTGTTAATTAA
- a CDS encoding glycoside hydrolase family 97 protein: protein MKRIVFIISIVVLGGLLNACSDQSNHTSVQSPDNLVQLSINNIGGTIKYELRWQNELIIDSSTISISQDVPVKILNTKIQIIDSTWNPVWGQFSEIRDNYNEIVMTLDVNGKSGKLLARVYNNGIGFRFLLNDVKAEDALNFFCEYNLADGDKVYYPSGENEPKGPIAISDLINLNSNAKKIAIPVVVERTNKKHLSILESDLYSARGFATMRMQVNAETGQLSSTSKLKDQKGKVVTPWKVILLGETAGDMLTNSVTINLAAPCELKNTDWIKPGKTLWDWRVHGYTAPDGFVYGINTESYKRFIDFADEKGIEYFLIDDSWYKHASKGHFELSDELDLQTVIDYAADKNVELILYYDRKHGEYGDAELFSYYQSLGMKGIKYGFMGNNTDFSRDAIRLSAQNELLIDFHDGPVPYTGVRRTSPNAITREYCHAQQDSRRAFTPEAFIKMAHINALQGPLDMNNGNFDLNGINSGKRQKGPKKLNSYLSTVVSEMARTLVIFSGLVCIPDAPEAYEAKADLFDFIQKMPVGKWDETQVLNSNINKFITTARRHGKEWFIGSVIVQHGGTLDIKLDFLEGGQTYEATFYEDTEDTNCRTNPEAYQIRKAKVKKGDLIQAKLAPGGGHCMWIRPEIIN from the coding sequence ATGAAACGAATTGTCTTTATTATATCAATAGTAGTACTCGGCGGACTTCTGAATGCATGTTCTGACCAATCGAATCATACTTCGGTGCAATCGCCCGATAATTTAGTTCAACTATCAATTAATAATATAGGTGGCACAATTAAATATGAGCTACGTTGGCAAAACGAACTAATTATAGATTCGTCTACAATTTCGATATCACAAGATGTTCCAGTTAAAATACTGAATACCAAAATTCAAATAATAGATTCAACATGGAATCCGGTGTGGGGTCAGTTTAGTGAAATTCGTGATAATTACAACGAAATTGTTATGACCCTTGATGTAAACGGCAAGTCAGGTAAACTATTGGCCAGGGTTTATAACAATGGGATTGGATTTCGATTTTTATTAAACGACGTAAAAGCAGAGGACGCCCTAAACTTTTTTTGCGAATACAATCTTGCAGATGGGGATAAGGTTTATTATCCTTCGGGTGAAAATGAACCTAAAGGGCCTATCGCCATATCAGATTTGATAAATCTGAATTCAAATGCTAAAAAAATAGCCATACCAGTGGTTGTTGAGAGAACAAATAAAAAACACCTTTCTATATTAGAGTCAGATCTGTATTCTGCGAGAGGATTCGCTACCATGCGAATGCAAGTTAATGCAGAAACCGGGCAACTTTCGTCAACAAGTAAACTTAAGGATCAAAAAGGAAAAGTCGTAACACCATGGAAAGTTATTTTATTGGGCGAAACTGCTGGAGATATGCTTACCAATTCAGTTACGATTAATCTGGCAGCACCATGCGAGTTGAAAAATACAGATTGGATTAAACCCGGAAAAACACTTTGGGATTGGCGTGTTCATGGTTATACTGCACCCGATGGATTTGTATATGGCATTAATACCGAGAGCTACAAAAGATTTATTGATTTTGCTGACGAAAAAGGGATTGAATATTTTTTGATTGATGATTCCTGGTATAAACATGCAAGCAAAGGTCATTTTGAATTGTCGGACGAACTTGATTTGCAGACAGTAATTGATTATGCAGCCGATAAAAATGTAGAGCTCATACTTTATTACGACCGAAAACATGGAGAGTACGGCGATGCCGAATTGTTCTCCTATTATCAATCACTTGGCATGAAAGGAATAAAGTACGGTTTTATGGGAAATAATACAGATTTTTCGCGCGATGCTATTCGTTTAAGTGCACAAAATGAGTTACTCATAGATTTTCACGATGGGCCCGTTCCTTACACTGGTGTTCGTAGAACATCGCCCAATGCAATTACACGTGAATATTGCCACGCTCAACAAGATTCAAGAAGAGCATTTACACCCGAAGCTTTTATTAAAATGGCGCATATAAATGCCTTGCAAGGGCCTTTGGATATGAATAACGGCAACTTTGATTTGAATGGAATTAACAGTGGCAAAAGGCAAAAAGGTCCTAAGAAGTTGAATTCTTATTTATCAACCGTAGTTTCAGAAATGGCTCGTACTTTAGTCATTTTTAGTGGTTTGGTATGCATTCCTGATGCACCTGAGGCGTACGAAGCCAAAGCTGACTTATTCGATTTCATTCAGAAGATGCCTGTTGGAAAATGGGATGAAACTCAGGTGTTGAATTCAAACATAAACAAATTTATCACGACTGCCCGACGACATGGAAAAGAGTGGTTTATTGGTAGTGTTATCGTCCAGCATGGTGGCACATTGGATATAAAACTCGATTTTCTGGAAGGAGGTCAGACCTACGAAGCAACTTTTTACGAAGATACCGAAGACACCAATTGTAGAACCAATCCGGAGGCATATCAAATTCGAAAAGCTAAAGTTAAAAAAGGTGATTTGATTCAGGCAAAGCTGGCTCCTGGTGGTGGTCATTGTATGTGGATTCGTCCTGAAATAATTAACTAA
- a CDS encoding family 43 glycosylhydrolase has protein sequence MKHHLLRTLKGVGVVIITLFLCYACSVNKKLKVIETTNSIKADSISFHYSKISGVGFDSGCNRRDNSDIIKVDDKYYVYYSKMDSLTTSGYWASIWYATSEDEGYTWQEQGIALGLGEKGTFDSHSVFTPNILEYEGKYYLYYTGVKPTPGNKDNIFESNSTNDYTAIGLAVADSPNGPFLRSKNNPVLEISQVAEDFDSYRIDDAALLVRDNKVWLYYKGRSILYGKEGPKHTKMGLAIADKPEGPFIKQTKPLIDKGHEVMIWNQNGGIASLASLSQSIHFADDGIHFSPIYIGLVNIPKALGLYRPSLNDGNRNAQVPGWGIAMTHKNKRVYLMRYIMSKK, from the coding sequence ATGAAACACCATTTATTACGAACATTGAAAGGTGTAGGAGTTGTTATAATTACGCTCTTTTTGTGTTATGCTTGTTCGGTAAATAAAAAGCTCAAAGTTATCGAAACAACTAATAGTATTAAAGCTGATTCTATTAGTTTCCATTATTCCAAAATAAGTGGTGTCGGATTCGATTCTGGATGTAATCGGCGCGACAATAGCGACATCATAAAGGTGGATGATAAATATTACGTGTATTATTCAAAAATGGACAGCTTAACAACATCTGGTTATTGGGCAAGCATTTGGTATGCAACTTCTGAAGATGAGGGATATACGTGGCAAGAACAAGGCATCGCTTTAGGTCTTGGCGAAAAAGGAACATTCGATAGCCATTCGGTATTTACGCCAAATATACTTGAATACGAAGGTAAATATTATTTGTATTACACTGGGGTAAAACCTACTCCAGGAAACAAGGATAATATTTTTGAAAGTAATTCGACAAACGATTATACAGCCATTGGACTTGCTGTTGCAGATAGTCCAAATGGACCATTTCTTCGGTCTAAAAACAATCCTGTTTTGGAAATAAGCCAGGTAGCAGAAGATTTTGATAGCTACCGAATTGATGATGCAGCTTTATTGGTTCGCGACAATAAAGTGTGGTTGTATTATAAAGGACGATCTATTCTTTATGGAAAAGAAGGGCCAAAACATACAAAAATGGGACTTGCAATTGCTGATAAACCTGAAGGACCATTCATAAAACAGACTAAACCCTTGATCGATAAAGGACATGAGGTAATGATTTGGAATCAAAATGGAGGAATTGCATCACTAGCATCTCTGAGCCAATCTATTCATTTTGCAGATGATGGCATTCATTTTTCGCCTATATATATAGGCTTAGTAAACATTCCCAAAGCTCTTGGTTTGTACCGTCCGAGTTTAAACGATGGTAATAGAAATGCTCAAGTACCAGGCTGGGGTATTGCTATGACTCATAAAAATAAACGGGTTTATTTAATGAGATATATAATGAGCAAGAAATAA
- a CDS encoding sulfatase produces the protein MKYTREISTIILLIFIIYGCKGANKSINKQKRKPNIVLIIADDLGYSDVNYMHQKSEIQTPNIDQLAKRGIVFSDAYAACPVCSPTRASLMTGKYPASLKITCHIPGMGMDKYLAKLNKGKKLKEAFFLDHLPNEEVTIAEVLKEQGYATGYLGKWHLGGEGSIYTKDGIVNRAYNPDAQGFDVNIGGCAYGQPASYFSPYRNGTIPDGPDGEYLTDRLGDEAVKFIEEKKDQPFYLNLATYTVHTPLAAPTEYVEKYGGNKYFAMIEKLDQNVGKVMDKLKELDLLENTIVIFYSDNGGLWGNPPLKGKKGTLNEGGIRVPLIFRWDNNIKAGTTCDKPVTTVDFFPTMLDAVGVSPSDYPQLEGLSLLSLLKGKNKFPERSIYWHFPHHRKEGLSMGAAVRNGKWKYIYGFESEKEYLYNLEEDITEQFNLMEKYPKKAKELSSDLREWQAKVGAEMPEINTAN, from the coding sequence ATGAAATACACAAGAGAAATTAGTACAATCATCCTACTTATATTTATTATTTATGGATGCAAAGGAGCTAACAAATCAATTAATAAACAAAAAAGAAAGCCCAATATTGTTTTAATAATTGCTGACGATCTTGGCTATTCTGATGTGAATTACATGCATCAAAAATCTGAGATACAAACGCCAAATATTGACCAGCTAGCTAAAAGGGGAATCGTTTTTAGTGATGCTTATGCTGCTTGTCCGGTGTGTTCACCAACAAGGGCAAGCTTGATGACTGGTAAATACCCAGCAAGCTTAAAAATCACATGTCACATTCCGGGAATGGGAATGGATAAGTATCTAGCGAAGCTTAATAAAGGAAAAAAGTTAAAAGAAGCTTTCTTTTTAGATCATTTACCAAATGAAGAAGTAACCATTGCTGAAGTTTTAAAAGAACAAGGATATGCTACTGGGTACTTAGGAAAATGGCACCTAGGTGGTGAGGGTTCTATCTATACAAAAGATGGAATTGTAAATAGAGCTTACAATCCCGATGCTCAAGGATTTGATGTAAACATTGGAGGTTGTGCATATGGACAACCTGCGAGTTATTTCTCCCCTTATCGTAATGGCACCATTCCGGATGGCCCCGACGGAGAATATCTTACAGACAGACTTGGTGACGAAGCTGTAAAGTTTATTGAAGAAAAAAAAGATCAACCATTTTACCTCAACTTGGCCACATATACCGTGCATACTCCTTTAGCAGCTCCTACCGAATACGTTGAAAAATACGGAGGGAATAAATATTTTGCTATGATTGAAAAGCTTGATCAAAATGTTGGTAAAGTAATGGATAAGTTAAAGGAATTGGATTTATTGGAAAATACGATCGTTATTTTTTATTCCGACAATGGTGGATTATGGGGTAACCCTCCGTTGAAAGGCAAAAAGGGAACTTTGAATGAAGGTGGCATACGTGTTCCTTTAATTTTTAGATGGGATAATAATATTAAAGCCGGAACAACTTGCGATAAACCTGTTACAACAGTCGATTTTTTTCCAACAATGCTTGATGCTGTAGGAGTTTCACCTTCGGATTATCCACAATTAGAAGGACTTAGTTTACTCTCCTTACTAAAAGGAAAAAATAAGTTTCCTGAAAGATCCATCTATTGGCATTTTCCACATCACCGTAAAGAAGGATTATCTATGGGTGCTGCTGTTCGAAATGGTAAGTGGAAATATATTTATGGGTTTGAATCTGAAAAAGAATACCTCTATAACCTAGAAGAAGACATTACAGAACAATTTAATTTGATGGAGAAATATCCTAAAAAGGCAAAAGAGCTTTCAAGTGATTTGAGAGAATGGCAAGCAAAAGTTGGTGCTGAGATGCCAGAAATAAACACCGCTAATTAA